Genomic DNA from Equus caballus isolate H_3958 breed thoroughbred chromosome 10, TB-T2T, whole genome shotgun sequence:
TCAGACTCTCATACACCTCAGACCCCCTGGACCTGCTTCAGCCCCTCTAAGAACCCCTCCAAGCTTTTGGATTCAGACCCCTTCAGCTCCCCAGACTTTCTTCAGCTCCTCTCGGCCCCCAAATCCCGTCACCTCCCTGGACCACCAGACCTTCCTCAGACCCTGAGATCCTTCTCAGATTCTCTCCTTCACCCCTCAGACTCTCCGCAGGCCCCAGACCTTCCTCAGACCTCCAGACCCCGCGCCTCTCCTTCCTACCCTCTCAGACCTCTCCCAAGTGCCCCTCACACCCACCAAACCCTCCCTGAGACCGTTCCCCTACCTCTCAGATCCCCCAGTTCCGCTGCACTCCCAACCCCGCCCTGAAGaatttcctccccctcccccagcccaacACGTGATCTCAGAGGCCAAGGGGCCCTGCTTCCGCGTGCTGCGCGACGGCGGCTGCTCGCTGCCCATTCTGCGCAACATCACCAAACAGATCTGCTGCTGTAGCCGCGTGGGCAAAGCCTGGGGCCGGGGCTGCCAGCTCTGCCCACCCTTCGGCTCAGGTGAGCGCCGGAGACTCCCCGCCCACTTGCCTGGCTGGGCGCTAGCCTTGGCCACGCCCCGACCCCTGAGACTCCGCCCACCTTTGGCCACACCCACCCCTGAGATACCCGACCTTGAAGTTAGGCTGAGCCCCCTGAGCGTCACACCCAGCCTTGGCCGCTCCTAGTCCTTGAGATATGCTGCCTGCCCAATGCTGTCCCCAAGCTTTGGTCTAGTCCCCAGCTCCTGAAACACTACCTTCAGCCTAGGTTCCGCCTTGGGCCCCGTCTTAGACACGACCCTCTCTGGGACGCCTCCCTGGCAATCGAGCTTCTGCCTAAAACCAGATCCCACAATGGACCTGTTTCCTGGCCTTGAACGCAGTTCCTGTAGACCCCCACGCAGACCCTCAACCCCTGTTCCTGCCCCCATCCCAAAGGAGGAAAAACATCCGTGGTCCCACCCTCAGCCTCTGAGAATTCCCAGTCTTTAGCCCGGGTACCACCCCATCCCAGCATCCAGCCCAAACCCCTGACAACACTCCCAGGCcaagccccgcccccagccaaAGCCAAACCCTAGaccccccctcctctctctctcattccctccTGCTCTCATGCCCTCTCTCTGCCCACCCCGCCTCCCCGTTCCTAGAGGGTTTTCGGGAGATCTGCCCTGCTGGCCCTGGCTACCACTACTCGGCCTCCGACCTCCGCTACAACACCAGACCCCTGGGCCAGGAGCCACCCCGCGTGTCCCTCAGCCAGCCCCGAGCCCCCCCCTCCACCTCTCGACCACCCTCAGGTGAGCTGGCTTCTGGAGGAGGGGGTGTCATCTCCCAGGGGCTGCCCCAGCCccatggggaaaggagagggagtgAGGACACCCAAGTCCAGATCTCCATTCACTGATGCCGCTTCTTTACCAGGCTTTCTGCCCACCCGTCGCCCAGAACCCCGCCTGGAGCCCCGGCTGGAACCCCGGCCTGAGCCCCGGCCTGAACCCCGGCCAGGCCCTGAGCTTCCCCTGCCCAGCATCCCCGCCCGGACTGGTCCTGAGATCCCTGAATCAGGTGCAATAGAGGGAATCGACGGCATTGATGCCGGGTAGGGGTTCTAGCAGGAGGTTCCAAGGTCAAGATCCCAGGATGGAACAAATAGGGACGTCACCGGCAGAGGAGTtaaggcaggggcagggggctcATTGGAGGAGGGTTGGATGGTGGTTACATCGGGAGCTGGAGTGGGACAGGCCTGGGTGCAAATTCTCTGTCAATtcgacaagtcatttaacctctctgagcctcagtttcctcatctgtaaaatggggaccattgtgaggattcagtgagctATCTCTGAAGTGTCTGGCCCACAGAGAGTGCTCAGTAATGACAAATAATTATTTCTCACGGATGGCGCTAAGAACCTATCTCAGGCAGAGGAGTGGAGGGTTATGGGAGGATTCAGGTGGAGGATCTGGTGAGAAGGTCCCATGATAAAGGGGAGCAGGATGGGGAGTGGAAGCCTGGGCTTGGGGAGGAACATCCGTGAGGGTGTTTTAGGCGGAGGATCTGAGGGGATTGTACTGGGACGAAAGGGACAGAGGATTCAGAGATGGGGGAACCCTGGCTGACTGGACCCCCCAGGTCCCTCCGCGGGCGTGTGTCAGCGCAATCCCCAGGTCTGCGGCCCGGGACGCTGCATCCCCCGGCCCAGTGGCTACACCTGCGCCTGCGACTCCGGTTTCCGGCTCACCCCACAGGGCACACACTGCATCGGTGAGCCGGGCAGAGGGGGCGCAcggaggcggggcggggggctCTGCCCGCTCCCCTCCTGACCAGCCCCTCCGTGCCCTCAGACGTGGACGAATGTCGCCGCGTGCCCCCGCCCTGTGCTCCCGGGCGCTGCGAGAACACGCCAGGCAGCTTCCGTTGCGTGTGTGGCCCCGGCTTCCGAGCCGGCCCGCGGGCTGGGGAGTGCCTGGGTGAGAAACCCGCCCCGCTGGCTCCGGGCCCCATCTCTGCCGGGTCCCGCTACCGCTGGCCCTCCGGAGCAGTTGGCGCCCTCCCACGCTTCCCCACGCCCCTTCTGCCCAACTATACTCGCGCCCTGGTCCGGCCTggcccgccccggcccgccccggcccgcccccagaccagctcctgccctcccctcggCCGCACTGCTGCCCCTTCCCCGCCCGGCTGACCCTTCCGGTCGGGGCAGGTCGCTGCCCTCCTTCGGGGCCGACCCCTCTCAGGGACTGGTCTCGGCTCCGCCCCTGCCTTGGCCCCGCCCCTGCCTTGGCCCCGCCCCTACATATTCCAGAGGCGCTCCCACCTACCCCCGGGCCCCGCCCCATCCTGTGACCGCGGCTACCTCTCTCCTGACCACGACCCCTGATTGCCACCCTGCCACACCAGTGCTACATCCCTAAACCGCCCCTTCTCTCGCTCCTGCCTTCCCTGTGCTGGGTCCCCAAAGCTGCCCTTCCCGCCCTtgccctgcccaggccctgccctccgcAAATTGCCCCCCTCACCGTTCCCCTCTCCACCTCTGCCTTGGCCGGGTCCCCAGCCCTTGTCCTGCCCTCCCCACTCAAGCCCTGCCTTCGCCTTAAACCTAGTCACTCTGGGTCCCCCCTACTGCTCCTGGCTCCGGTCCCAGCCTGGCCAGGGCCCAAGCttggccctgcccctgccctccccgcctcccccccccccagctgtctggagcaggggtgggtggggagagtgTCTGCTCCAGTCTCAGCCGCCTGGGGTTGTGCCCGCAGACGTGGACGAGTGCCACCGCGTGCCGCCGCCGTGTGACCGCGGGCGCTGCGAGAACACACCAGGCAGCTTCCTCTGCGTGTGCCCCGCTGGGTACCAGGCTGCGCCCCACGGAGCTGGCTGCCAGGGTGAGGGACtaggaggggcagaggggaagggatgTGGGGGGGAAGGGTTGAAGGGCAGTGATGAGGGATGGAGAGACGAGcaatgaggcagagggagggtgaTTGatgggaggcagaggccaggttCTGAGAACATGGCCTGATGGCTGTAGAGACAGAGTGACACCGGGATGGAAACAGAAAGGCTGAGTCATGgaggatgaggaagcagagggatggaggatggaggtACCAGTAATAGAGGAAGGGGTAGAGTTATGGAGGACAAGTAGAAGGAGGCCCACTGATGGGAACTAGAAAGGCAGAGTTCTAGGAGGCAGACAGGCAGCTTAATAGGGGTTGAAAGGGTAGAGGGATGGAGGATAGAGAGTTAGAATGGTGGGGTAGGGTGGCAGAATGATGGAGACAGGAGGAAGTGTGATGGAGGATGGAAGGCAGAGTGATGAGGACAGGGTGGCAGGATGATGGAGACCAGGAGGCAGAGTGATGGGGGATGGAAGGCAGAGTGATGAGGACAGGGTGGCAGGATGATGGAGACCAGGAGGCAGAGTGATGGGGGATGGAAGGCAGAGTGATGAGGACAGGGTGGCAGGATGATGGAAGGTGGAATGTCAAAGCAATGGAGGTCAGGGAGGCAGAGTGGAGCATGGGGGGCATAAGGGAGGTGTGACCCCGGGCCCCTGCCCCACACAGATGTGGACGAGTGCATCCAGAGCCCGGGCCTCTGTGGCCGAGGAGCCTGTGAGAACCTGCCCGGCTCTTTCCACTGTGTTTGCCCGGCTGGCTTCCGGGGCTCGGCGTGTGAAGAGGATGTGGATGAGTGTGCGCAGGAGCCACCACCCTGCGGGCCAGGCCGCTGTGACAACACGGCAGGCTCCTTCCACTGTGCCTGCCCTGCTGGCTTCCGCTCCCAAGGGCCGGGGGCCCCCTGCCAAGGTGAGGGTGCTGAGTCCTCTCCACTCCTATTTGCTGTGGGCACTGGAGAGAGACATGACTGCGGACAGAGAGGCAGTGTGATGGAGCTCAGTGATagaggagaggggcagaggggtgggggtactgagagggtggggagggcctGACTCTAgagtcttctcctcttctctaaaTACAAGGGTGCTCTCCACTCCTCTTCCCTTTTTGGGTGATACTCTTGTGCTTGTGGGAACCCCGAGGAGGGGACAACTCTGAGGCAGGGAAGGCCACATGCAGGAAGTGGGGCCCTAGCCTCACGCTGGCAGATGTAGAGACCATTAACTGGGGAAATGAGGGAGGGGTCTGTCCTcctggcaggagggagcaggctgGGCAAAGTCTAGCAGGCTGCCTCCAGACTGGAATGCCAGGGTGGGTGGTGATGGCAATGAGTCTGGGTCCAGGCCCCTTCCTCAGCCCCACGGGTCCCCTCTGCCCCAGATGTGGACGAGTGTGCCCGCAGCCCCCCGCCCTGTGCCTACGGCCGGTGTGAGAACACGGAAGGCAGCTTCCAGTGCGTCTGCCCCACGGGCTTCCAACCCAACGCCGCTGGCTCCCAGTGCGAGGGTGAggccggggagggagggaggaccgTGTGTGGGTGACGGGGGCATTGGGCTGCTCTTCAAGGCCACCCTCTCCTCTGGCCCCTAGATGTGGATGAgtgtgagaaccacctggcgtGTCCTGGGCAGGAGTGCGTGAACTCACCAGGCTCCTTCCAGTGCAGGGCCTGTCCTGCTGGCTACCACCTGCACCGTGGCCGATGTACTGGTGAGACCAGGCCCTGGCTGTGACCTTGGATCTGCGTATGACCCCTGACCCAAATTGTGACCCCTATCCTGGACTACAGCCCTGACCTGGCCCATGACCTCCTGACCTGGACCTCAATCTCCTTACCTGGAGCACTTACCCAGAGCCTGACTGCGACTCCTGACCTAGACTATGGGCCCCTGACCCAGACTGCAATTCCCGACCTGGACCACAACCCTTGACCCTGAATGTGTCTTCTGACTCTGTGCCCCATGAACTCTCAACTTGACTGTGACATTTGACTCTAACCATGACTCCTGCTGATAACCCCTGACCCCACCCTGATAGCAATTGTGACCCTCCCGACTCCTGGCCTTGAATGTGACCTGTGGCTGCTGAACTTGACTGTGACATTTAACCTAACCTTAACTCCTGACCATAACCCTGACTATAACCCCTGACTCTGTGTGACCTTTGATTCTGTCTCTTTCATTGCACCTGCCCTTGCCCCTTCTCAGAGTCCCTTCTTTGGGGCCTGATTGGGTTCATGATCACTGACCTCAACACTTGACTAAAGGCAGAATTTGGGACCCTGACTGTAACCCCTGACCCTAATTGGTCTCAGATTCCAGTCACTGACTCTGACCCCTGACTCAGCAGAATCCCATCCAATGATCCTGGTTTATAATACTTGACTCCTTACCCTATTCATTTCTGACCCCTGTTTCAGTCCAGAGTCCCTTCACCTGACCCCAGGATCCTGGGACAGGGAGTTCCCAGAAACCCAGCCCGCAGAGCCCCCCATCATGGTCCCCAGAATCAGGGGACCTTGGTCCTCCCTACCCACTTCTGTCCTACAGCCCTCACCCCATATCCAACCTAAGACACTTCCCATCATCTCCCCCAGACGTCTCTGCCCCAAGGGGATCTGTCTGGCGTGTCCCTAGACTGGACCTTTTCTGAAACCCCCATTCCCACAGATGTGGACGAGTGCAGTTCGGGTGCCTCCTGCGGCCCCCACGGGCACTGCACTAACACCGAAGGCTCCTTCCGCTGCAGCTGCGCGGCGGGTTACCGGGCGCCGGCTGGTCGGCCTGGGCCCTGCGCAGGTGGGCAGCTGGGGAGAGGCCGGAGAGCCCTGGAGTGGAGTTCTGGGGTCTTGGGCAAAGCGCGCGGGGCAGGTGGAGGCTGCACTAAGGGGCTATGGGTGGAGCTTAAAAGCCGGCCCTCAGGGGTGCGGCTTGGGGGCGGGGCTGCTGTGTGGGGGCGGGGCTGCTGCcttgggggcggggctggggtccGGGCAGCTGGGCGGCAGCCCTTTCTTTCGCGAACCCTAGACGTGAACGAGTGTCTAGAGGGCGACTTCTGCTTCCCGCATGGCGAGTGCCTCAACACCGACGGCTCCTTTGCCTGTACTTGTGCCCCCGGCTACCGGCCCGGACCCCGCGGAGCCTCTTGCCTCGGTCTGTCCCCAGCCTGGGCCTGGACCGGGAAAGGGTGGGCGAATACCAGGAGAAGTCGGGACAAGAAGACGGCGGAATGGGGAGTCTGAATTTTTGGCCAGGGTCTTAGTGCATCCTGGGGGCGGGGCTTGCGGAGACCCCGGGCGAGGCTTGGAGGGGAAAGGCGGGAACGACGGAGTCTGGGTAGCTGGGCCGTGAATGTCAAGGGTCGGGTCTGACCCCGTGGGAGGGGTGAGGctggcagggaagggaggagcCTAAGGCAGGTGGGGGAAGGAGTTAAAGGCCTTGGAGCCGAAGGGGCGGGGCAAAGGCGGTGGAGGGCGGGGCAAGGgctgcgggggcggggcctggaagGTTAagcggaggaggagggggcggcgGTTTCCGACACTCTGTCCTGCAGACGTGGACGAGTGCAGCGAGGAGGACCTTTGCCAGAGCGGCATCTGTACCAACACTGACGGCTCCTTCGAGTGCGTCTGTCCTCCGGGACACCGCGCCGGCCCGGACCTGGCCTCCTGCCTAGGTGAGAGGCCCCGCCCCGGCCtgacccctcctccctgcctcccgtgTCCCCCATttgtctcccctccccccgcctccccttCGCTGCTTCCTCCCTTCCACCTTCCTGCGTCTCCCGCCTCTCCTCTttgcctccccatctcccctcctctgccctcttcctctcttggccccccgccccccttctgactctcctctcccctccttgacCCCGCACCTTTCCTCCTTcgcctctctgcctccctgcttcccccatctgactgccctccctcccttcctcagaCGTGGACGAATGTCGCGAGCGGGGCCCGGCCCTGTGCGGGTCCCAGCGCTGCGAGAATTCCCCTGGGTCCTACCGCTGTGTCCGCGACTGCGACCCTGGCTACCACGCGGGCCCGGGGGGCACCTGTGACGGTGAGAccacgccccccgcccccacgacGAGTTTCTGGAGCTGGCTCCCTTGGGACTGAGGAGGGGCACCAGGCCTCACGGAGTTGCGGGAAGGGAAAGGGCCCCCAACCAATGCATTTAATCCTCTCCCCATCTTTGTGGTGGAAATCAGCCTCCAGCGTGTCCTTGTACTTTCTTGTGGAAGCGAGGCAGGAGGATGGGGAAGACACTCCTATCAGGAAACAGGCCAAGCCTCTCTTCCAGAAGCAGCCCATGCCCCTCTGCCGCTTGAGCACACTCCACATTTTAGGCGGTCCCCTAGTAAGACATCTCCTATAGTAAGAACTGTTAGCCTCCCCCCCTTCCAATGGACCCATGGATTGAAACCTCCTGTTTCTCCCTCTTCAGGCCCCTTCACTTTGCACTGCCCTCTTCCCACCTTCCCCACTCCTTCCGCTTCCAGCTCCCCTCCAAAGAGGCCCAACCCTAGCTGTCCTGGGCCCCATCCTTTCCTGCTGCGAAATTCCGCGGGTTTCTCCCGGCACTGATCTCTGCCCGCTTAAGCTCTGCCCTTCCACACTCTATTCACCTCTCCAGATTCTGTCCTTTTCCACTCCTCAGACTCCTCCAGGCCTTGGGAACGTCTAGGCCCACCCCTTCCAGTCTCTGCTCCGCCTTCAGACCGCCCCTTGCCTGCTCTTCTCCTCCACGCCTTCCCAGccctccactcccccaccccatccctcaccTCCCATGCCCCCTGCCTGGCTCCCCCATCAGGCTCCAGCAGGGGACCGATCGAGGCAGGAGGCCAGGACTAATCCAAGTGTTTTTTTGGATGGTGTGTGGGCCAGCATTTCGTGGAACAAATGAGACGTCTGTGGGCTGGCTCCCTTTGGCTCTCCGGTTGCCAGACCTCTGGTTCATGGAAACCTGATTTCATGGAGTCTCATTCATTAATTCCACAAGAGTTTGCTGAGCACCtgtcatgtgccagacactgggggCACAACAGGCAATGAGTCCAACGAAacccctcccctcctgcagcTGATATGCTAGGCGGGGAGACAATAAATATGGGAACAAATGCAAAATGCATTCAACAAGCAATTTGGGGGGGTACccactctgtgtcaggcactgttctatgcCCTGGGGATACTGTGGGGAGCAAGACAGACACAGGTCCTGCCCACGTGGAGTCTGCATTCTAGAGAGGTGACAGCTGGCTTACCAAGAAATACATGGATAGAGtccggcccggtggccaagtggttaagttcgtgcactctgcttcagtggcccagggtgtcgctagtttggatcctgggtgctgacctagcaccgctcatcaagccatgctgaagtggcatctcacatagcacaactagaaagacctacaactagaatatacaactatgtactggggggcttaggggagaagaagaaggaaaaaaagacatggatATAATGCAATGTCAGGTTTAAGAAGGAGAATAAAGCAGGAGAAATGGACAGAGATGACAGGGCAGTGGGAGAGGGGGTGCTAGGAGGTATAACCTAGACACCTGagtgaagtgagggagggagccatGCAGATAGCTGAGGGAAGAGTGTTcctgacagagggaacagcaagtgcaaaggccctgaggtgggaccaTGTTTGGCTATGTGAGAAATGGCAATGATGCCTTCAGAGTTATCAACACTTGTCAGTCTTTAAAAGCTCAGAATCCTAGATACCAGGTTCCTAGGGATTTGCAGTCATGAGAACGGGGAGCAGTGTAAGGAACCTGCGAATCCAGGCCTGTGactcccaccccgcccctccccactcTTGCAGATGTGGATGAATGCCAAGAATATGGCCCTGCGATTTGTGGGGCCCAGCGCTGTGAGAACACCCCTGGCTCGTACCGCTGCACACCAGCCTGTGACCCTGGCTATCAGCCCACGCCAGGGGGTGGATGCCAGGGTGAGTGTCCCCTGGGCATTGGGTGAGACGTGGAGGGGATGGAGGGTCCAGCAATGGCCTGACTGTCTGGTGGTTGCAGACGTGGACGAATGCCGGAACCGGTCATTCTGCGGGGCCCACGCCGTGTGCCAGAACCTGCCCGGCTCCTTCCAGTGCCTCTGTGACCAGGGATACGAGGGGGCGAGGGACGGGCGTCACTGCGTGGGTACGGGGCTCCAAGGGGTGggtggggccagggtgggggagAGGTTGGTCAGGCCCTGCTCCTCTCCATAGATCTCAACAAATGTGACCGTTAGGGTGTGCAATTTAGACCTTAGAATATAAGATGATCTCCATGTCAGTCAGGACTGTTCTGGTTGCAAATGACGGGAACTCTATTCATTCAGATTTATTTTGGGGGTGCTTAAAAAATACATGCATAAAGTCAGATGTTAgctggggccaatcttcctcaagcaaaaagagaaagattggcaacagatgttagctcggggccaatcttcctcaccaaaaaacaaaacaaagacaaaacatgTATAAAGTGTATAAATTGCCCTAATCTTAAGTGTATataaacattctttcttttttcccaacattttataGGAAAGATTTCTAAACATATAGCAAATTGAAAGATTTGTAGAATGAACACCTGCACACCCGTGACCTAtatcctattattattattttataatatttgtttCTTCACGTATCTAGCCATTAATCCACCTAATTTTTTGGATaggtttaaaattaaattctctaGTCTCCCTAAATTCTTCAGTATGCATAGCCTTAAGCAGACTTCAGTAGGTGTTTACAGATGTTTTCATTTGAGGTTcaatttacatacagtgaaatgcatgAATCTTAATTGTCCGTTCTTTAAGTTTGACAAGTGCAAACACAACaggctttatttctttaaaggaatTAAAACTGTGAAGTCCTGGGATCTCTGAAGTTCAGGCATACCTGGATCCAGGCCTTGTAACCAGGCTAGCCGTCTCCCTCTCTCGGCTCTGCCTCCCTCCGTGGTGTTTATTTTCAGGCAGACTCCATTTTCACGGTGACGAAGgaggcccagcccctcccagctgaCATCGTCAGCTTGGCAACCCCAGAGCTAAAAAGGGAGGCTCTTTCTGGATGTTTCTAGCAAAAGTCCCAGGACTGGCTTTGATTGGCCCAGCTTGGTCACTGCCTGTCTCTGAACTAGAGAAATATAATAATCTGGCCCTGCCTGGGACTTGTGCCCATGCCTCGGAGTAGATTTAGCCCTGCTCGAAAACACATGAGTTGAAAATGGAGGAGCAGAGGGCTCCCAAGGGAAATCCAGGGTTTGTCACCAGAAGTTAAGTGGATGATGGGGTCTGGGCCGTTAAAAATACCCATTATATTTGAAAGCTCAGGATTTTAGACCTTTGAAATCTGACAAGGTTACAACCATTGACTCCGTCTCCCTTGCTGTCTCCTGCTCACAGATGTGAATGAGTGTGAAACGCTACAGGGTGTGTGTGGAGCTGCCCTGTGTGAGAATGTCGAAGGCTCCTTCCTCTGTGTCTGTCCCACCAGCCCTGAGGAGTTTGACCCCATGACCGGACGCTGTGTTCCCCCGCGGACTTCTGCTGGTGAGACAGATGTGTCTATTTAACTGATGGCTGCTGGCCCCACAGAAAAGTGATGTGGTCTGACCATTCCTGATGTGGACAGCTGCCATCAATtaaatgttgttgttttaaacaacaacaaaaacctttaGAATGCCCGGGTTCACATGGGTAGTGGGACTCAGTATCAGGAGAACTAGATCCTGGCCCTGACTCTACCagattccttcattcaacaaatgttcacaGGGCATCCTCGGTGTTTAGGCACTattctgggcactggggacacagcagtgaccaGGAAGACCACTCTGTCTTCAAGGGGCCCACAATCCAGTGGGAGTGCAGGCAGAGATATCACCAGATAGTGGCAATCCAGAGAAatcagggctgggatggaggaAGCACAGGCCTGAGGGAACCAGGCTGTGATGGGGAAAGGCTGAGGGGTTGTGGGAATCCAGAGGAGGTGCCTGCCTCAGcttgagaggagaggagggagggtttCCTGTGGGAGGAGCTGTCTGAACTGAAAGGCATAGGATGAGTAGAAAGGAGCCAGGcaaagtgagggagggagggcctTCCGGGCAGAGGACACAGCCAGAGGGCTGTAGTGTCACAGTGACCTGCTTGTGGTCAGGCGGCTGGCCTTTTCCCAGGGACACTGTGGCACATGTAAGGGTTTTGAGTGGGAGGGGGGTATATTGTATTTTGAAACCTCCCTCTGGCTGCGGTGTGAAGGTGGATTGGAGGGGGTGACACTGGGAGCTGGGAGCCTAGGGAGCAGGCCGGGGCGGGGACCTGGGCAGGAGAAGACAGGGCTGGACCATGGCAGGGGtcatgggaggggaggaggggtcGGTGGGAGAAAGGCTCCAGAGGCAACTGGACAGGCTATGGGGCCACCTGGGTCAGGGAGCGGTGTCCAGGCCCATGCCTGGCTTTGGGGATGAAGGCTGCGAGGCCAGTTTGGGACATGTTGGATAAGAGGGCCCAGGGAGGCATCCAGGAGGCCAGGGaagtcccctctcctccctcccaaacTGCAGCTGCGATGATTGGCAAGTCGCCTGGGAGAGTGTGAGGTGGGGAGGCAAGAGATGCAGAAATGACAGGAGGCGGGGATGGGAGAAAGCGAGACGATGACAGATGGTGAGAAGTGTGGAGTCTGGTTCTGCCACTGATGGCTGGgggccctctgggcctcagtttccccatctgtaacgTGGGGGCCAGAGGCTCAGCCCACACTGGGCTAAAGCCCCTGGTCTCCCCAGGCACATTTCCGGGCTCACAGCCCCAGGCACCTGCCAGCCCCAGTCTGCCGGCCAGGCCACCCcagccacccccgccccgccggcCCAGCACGCCCAGGCAGGGCCCCTTGAGCAGCGGGCGCCGGGAGTGCTACTTTGACACAGCAGCTCCGGATGCATGTGACAACATCCTGGCGCGAAACGTGACGTGGCAGGAGTGCTGCTGCACTGTGGGCGAGGGCTGGGGCAGCGGCTGCCGCATCCAGCAGTGCCCGAGCACCGAGACAGGTGGGCATGGGCTACGGGGTGGACACACGGCTCAGAGTGGGGTGGAAATAGGTGGGCATGGACTGGCA
This window encodes:
- the LTBP4 gene encoding latent-transforming growth factor beta-binding protein 4 isoform X7, translating into MLRPGPRGRRPLLLVLLLPLLAAAATAASAASPGSSQAVEHCCLSLLPRPIAQEESLLQRVRSCLPGKCAGPQRCLTPVPRALPSPGSSARKRQVSLNWQPLTLQEARALLRRRRPRGPGGRALLRRRPPQRAPAGQARVLCPLICHNGGVCVKPDRCLCPPDFAGKFCQLHSTGARPPAPAMPGLTRSVYTMPLANHRDDEHGVASMVSVHVEHPQEASVVVHQVERVSGPWEEADAEAVARAEAAARAEAAAPYTVLAQSAPREDGYSDASGFGYCFRELRRGECASPLPGLRTQEVCCRGAGLAWGVHDCQPCSEHLGNSDRLGAPDGPCPTGFERVNGSCEDVDECATIGRCQHGECANTHGGYTCVCPDGFLLDSSRSSCISQHVISEAKGPCFRVLRDGGCSLPILRNITKQICCCSRVGKAWGRGCQLCPPFGSEGFREICPAGPGYHYSASDLRYNTRPLGQEPPRVSLSQPRAPPSTSRPPSGFLPTRRPEPRLEPRLEPRPEPRPEPRPGPELPLPSIPARTGPEIPESGPSAGVCQRNPQVCGPGRCIPRPSGYTCACDSGFRLTPQGTHCIDVDECRRVPPPCAPGRCENTPGSFRCVCGPGFRAGPRAGECLDVDECHRVPPPCDRGRCENTPGSFLCVCPAGYQAAPHGAGCQDVDECIQSPGLCGRGACENLPGSFHCVCPAGFRGSACEEDVDECAQEPPPCGPGRCDNTAGSFHCACPAGFRSQGPGAPCQDVDECARSPPPCAYGRCENTEGSFQCVCPTGFQPNAAGSQCEDVDECENHLACPGQECVNSPGSFQCRACPAGYHLHRGRCTDVDECSSGASCGPHGHCTNTEGSFRCSCAAGYRAPAGRPGPCADVNECLEGDFCFPHGECLNTDGSFACTCAPGYRPGPRGASCLDVDECSEEDLCQSGICTNTDGSFECVCPPGHRAGPDLASCLDVDECRERGPALCGSQRCENSPGSYRCVRDCDPGYHAGPGGTCDDVDECQEYGPAICGAQRCENTPGSYRCTPACDPGYQPTPGGGCQDVDECRNRSFCGAHAVCQNLPGSFQCLCDQGYEGARDGRHCVDVNECETLQGVCGAALCENVEGSFLCVCPTSPEEFDPMTGRCVPPRTSAGTFPGSQPQAPASPSLPARPPQPPPPRRPSTPRQGPLSSGRRECYFDTAAPDACDNILARNVTWQECCCTVGEGWGSGCRIQQCPSTETAEYQSLCPHGRGYLVPSGDPSLRRDVDECQLFRDQVCKSGVCVNTAPGYSCYCSNGYYYHAQRLECIDNDECADEEPACEGGRCVNTIGSYHCTCEPPLVLDGSRRRCVSNESQSLDDNLGVCWQEVGADLVCSRPRLDRQATYTECCCLYGEAWGMDCALCPAQDSDDFEALCNVLRPPAYGPVRPGGFGLPYEYGPDLGPPYQGFPYGPELYPPPVLPYDPYPPPPGPFARREAPYGAPPFDMPDFEDDGGPYGDSEAPAPPGPGPRWRYRPRDTRGSFPEPEESPEGGGYAAGTLAGPYEGLEAEECGILDGCAHGRCVRVPEGFTCDCFDGYRLDMTRMACVDINECDEAEAASPLCVNARCVNTDGSFRCVCRPGFAPSHQPHHCTPARPRA